The Streptococcus respiraculi sequence GCAAAGATATTATCAATACCCATATTCCCCGAATCGAACGAAAGAAAAAATACGATGTTCATGATTTATTAATTATCCGTCTTTTTATTGAACATGCCTACCTGTCAACAACGGCGAAGACTGCTACTAGCAGAAAAGTGTTTTTAAAGCTGGTATCTGAGTTACCTAAACAGGTGGCGTTGATAGAGCCTGAGGATCTTTTTGTCCTTCGGAATGTCATCTTTGCTGCTATCCGTGTATTGGGTGCAAAAGGGATCTGTGAACCTATTCCAGTCTTACTTCAAGGGATTGATCAGATCATGCAGATTACGCAGGACTTTCAAAAATACCCGATTTTTAGTATGCTTCGGTGGAAATATGAGCTCTTGGTACACCGTGACGTTAAGCAGGCCTATGCTTATTGTAAGGAAGCACTTATCTTTGCAAGATTAATGGGAAATCGACATCTGATGGAGCAATTGCATAATCAGTGGCGACTAGATACAATGGATTTTGCGACATTTTTGTCCTGTTGATTTTCTTGATGGTTTACTATACTAAGACTATCAAGAAAGAAGGAGGCAAGAATGATGAAGACAATGCGTTATGCTGCTACAGTTGACTGGTCGGATTGGTGGGTGAAATAACCCACCGCTTTTTTGCTTTTTTGAACGAAAGTTGCTACTATAGAAAAAGTAGGAAAGGAGGCTGAAATGACGAGATTAGATAGGTGGTTAGATGCCAAGCAGGGACAAGTTTATCGTTACAAGATGGACAAAGTGCAGTATGCGCTCGACTTGCTCGGTCATCCTGAAAAAGACTTACCGGTTGTTCACGTGGCAGGAACGAACGGAAAAGGCTCTACCATAGCATTTTTACATCGTTTATTAGTTGCTCAGGGGTTTCGGGTTGGGACTTTTGTTTCTCCCCACATGGTGACTGTCCATGATCGGATTTGCATTAATGGACAGCCTATTTCAGAAGTTACTTTTCAAGAATTGTTAGAAAAAATTTTTAACCTAGAGCAGGAGGTGGAGCGCAAATATGAACCTTTTCGTTATTTTGAAGTGCTGACTCTGCTGATGTTCCTTCATTTTAAAGAACAGAATTTGGACTTTGCACTGATTGAAGTAGGAATAGGTGGCTTGCTTGATACGACTAATGTGGTAAATCCTTTGGTAACAGTGATTACGTCTATTGGTCTTGATCACCAGGATTTACTTGGTTATCATTTAGAAGATATTGCAGAGCAAAAAGCAGGAATTGTAAAACTACAAGTTCCGCTACTAGTCGGTCCATTGCCTGCCTCAGCTATTGAAATCTGTCGTAGAAAGGCAGAAGCTCTACAAGCACCGATTTATTGCGAAGGTCAGGACTTTTCCTTAGAAAATGGTCTATTTACCAATAGGGCACAAAGCATAGATGATATTCGTTTAGGATTGGTCGGTCAACACCAAAAAGAGAATGCCGCCCTTGCTTTGCAGGTCTTTAGTTTGCTCATGGAGGCTCGCAATCTGCCAGTAGATAGTAGAATGGTTCGTCATGCTTTAGCGACAACAAGCTGGGTAGGTCGTTTAGAAAAAGTAGGGCAACAGGGACGTATCTACCTGGACGGTGCCCATAATCTTCCCGCAATTGAGCGCTTGGTGGATTTTATACAATCGCAATCGGATGTTCAGCCTATGATTCTCTTTTCTGCTTTGAAACGAAAAGATTTTCGAGAAATGCTAGCCTATATCGAAAAAAGGTTGCCTCAGGCTACATTAGTCTTGACGAGCTTTGCCTATGACGGTGGTATAGAAGAGATAGATTGCCCAGAGGAATTGCGCTATGAAGCGGATTATGAGCGTTTCATACAGGAATGGGAAATAAACGCTGAAGCAGATGAAGTACTATTTATCACGGGTTCGCTCTACTTTATTTCAGAAGTTCGGAATTATTTTCAAAAAAGAGGTAATACTCTATAAAAATCAAAATCTGATTAGCTTCCACAATTGAGAATTGTGGAAGGCTGGAAATAGAGCGAGCGTAGCTCGCCCCCTTGCAATTGAGAATTGTGGAAGGCTGGAAATAGAGCGAGCGTAGCTCCCCCCCCTTGCAATTGAGAATTGTGGAAGGCTGGAAATAGAACGAGCGTAGCTCGAATCTTTGAACCCCTAGTTCAAACTAAAGGTAGCTGAGGATTATTGCATAATCCTTATTTCCAACTTTCAACAGTCCACCGGACTGTTGAAGCAAGGCGAGTTAACGACATCCGAGTTTGATGTTTGACGAGTATAAAGTGATTCTTTTTTACGAATAGACAGGTATGACAGATGAAGAAAAAGCTCAGTTTTTGGAGGAATTTCAGAAACAAACCGATCATATTTTTTGAGAATTGGAGTGCTATGCTCAGGTCCTGCACAATCAAAATAAGAAATGACATACGGCATACTTTTTGTTATAATAAAATGAATTGTGTAAGGAGGAACCAATGACAGAGACAGAAGTGACGTATAGTCGTTCAGAGAGCTATTCAAGACGCGGTCGCCGTGTTCGTCAAAATAAACAACCGCTATCCCTAAATGAAGATTTTCAGAAAAACATTCCCAAAACTAAGATTGTCCCCTCCTTATTATGGAGTTTGGTCTTGAGTATTCTTAGCGTTGCTAATCCGTTTTTGACCTCATTTGCTACGAATATGCAATCACAAGATTTGTATGCAGGTCTTGCAATGCAGGCAGGTCAGAGCCCTTATGGCCACTTTTTCGGTACGAGTGGTGTACTGTACTATTTACTTGTATCTGTCGGATCTTCATTTGGGACGACAGCTGGCCTTGTGTTCTTGCAGTGGCTTGTTTTATCTGCTGCGGGTATTTATTTCTATAAAATCTGTAGTTATGTTAGTCAGTCGAGTCGTTTGGCCCTAAGATTACAAAATTGGTTTTATTTATTTATTCTGGCTTTGAATATTGGAGGCGTCCAAGCAAGCTTGTTTGCCTTGCCATTTGTTCTGGCTGGTTTGTGGTTTGTCTTGCGTTACGTTGAACGAGCGGTTCGTGATGAGGGATTCATTTTATATGGCATCTATGCTGCAGTTGCCTTTATGATTTATCCTAAGAGCGTCTTGTTGTGGGTAGTGTCTGCTCTTGTCTTGACGGTTTACAATGTGACACGGCGCCAGATGGCGAGAGGTGTTTACCAAACCTTGGCAGCAATTTTTGGCTTCCTTCTCATCGTTTATTCAGTAGGTTATTACACCTTCGTAGAGCAAGTCTTGGGGGCTGCGATTCAACAGACGTTTTTCTATGAGTTTACCTTGAAATTTTCATATAATGGTATTCTCTGGACGCTTACTCAAATCTTTTTATTCCTGCTTTTGTCAGGCTTTTTAAAGAATTTCCTGCATTTACTCTTGTCTATGAAGCAAGGGAAACTTGTTTATTTCAAGGTTATTCTTGTGATGGTCTTTACCCTGCAACTTCTATTTCTCATAGCAGATAGCCATTTCGAGTTGAGCCATTTGGTGCTTCTTTTGCCAGCAGGTTTTATTATGGGATTGCTGGATCTATCTTCTGTCGCCCAAGGTGAAGAATTACTTGCGAAAAAAATGGCCCATTACTCTTACCTCCAATCACATATTTATCTACCATTACTTGGCTTGCTGTTACTCTTAGTCGTGAAACCGGCGGTTTCTTACTTTGTTGCTGGGGATGTGATGAAGGATCGCCAAGAAGTAGCTCGTTATATCAAGGAACACTCACAAAGTTCGGATGAAATGTATGCCTGGGATGATAGCGCTCAGATTTATCTTCAGAGTGAGCGTCGGTCAGTAGGAAAGATATTGACAGCTAGTCCTTATTTAGATACGAAGACCAATCAAGATAGTCTCGCCTTTGATTTAAACAAGAATAAGGCTCGCTATATTGTCATCAACAAGCAGATTCCGCTTCTTGATAGAGTCAAATCAAATTTGGAAAAGAATTACGAAGAAGTAGATTTGAAGATGAGTCAGCTGACTTTATATGAGAAAAAAGAATGAAAATGATTGTGTAAGCAATCATTTTTTGTTGTCTAAATGAAACTATATATTGTGTTTTTTATAAAAAAATAAGAAAATCAATACTAGATGTTGATTTTGTTTTTGTGAAGTGATACACTAGAGAAAGACAATGAAAGGAGAGAGTGAGAAAAAATGCGAGTACAAACAGAACAGACGATAGTCCCTGATATTCTTGTCCTCAAACGAGATGGGCGGACTGTCGCCTTTGATGCAGATAAAATTTTAGTGGCGCTTGGTCGGGCGAATGCTGAGCTGGAACATCCTAGCTCAAGGACGGCGCTTTACCAGGTGGTCGAAGCTGTGCTAGTAGAGATTGGTCGTCGCTTTCATGAGGATATTCAGATTTATGAGATTCAGACCATTGTGGAGCAGGAATTGCTCAAGGCGCATTTGTATGACTTAGCTGAGGTTTATATTCAGTATCGGACCAAGCGAGATTTTGAGCGTCATCAAGCGATGGACATCAATTTCACCATTGAGAAGCTTTTGACAAAAGATCAGACGGTGGTCAATGAAAATGCTAACAAGGACAGTGATGTTTTCAATACCCAACGCGATTTGACCGCAGGAATTGTTGGGAAGTCCATTGGTCTCAAGCTTCTACCAGCTCATGTGGCGAATGCCCATCAAAAAGGGGAACTTCATTTCCATGATTTGGATTATAGTCCTTATACGCCGATGACCAACTGTTGCTTGATTGATTTTAAGGGGATGCTGGCAAATGGTTTTAAGATTGGCAATGCCGAGGTAGAAAGTCCCAAATCGATTCAAACAGCGACAGCTCAGATTTCGCAAATTATCGCAAATGTCGCCTCAAGTCAGTATGGTGGTTGTACAGCAGATCGTGTAGATGAGTTGTTAGCGCCGTATGCAGAATTGAATTATCAGAAGCATTTAAAGGATGCAAGAGAGTGGGTATTACCTGAAAAGCAGGAAGAATATGCGCGTGAAAAGACTAAAAAAGATATCTATGATGCCATGCAGTCCTTGGAATATGAGATTAATACCTTATTTACCTCAAATGGACAGACGCCATTTACTTCTTTGGGCTTTGGTCTTGGAACATCTTGGTTTGAACGAGAAATTCAAAAAGCGATTTTACAGATTCGGATTAAGGGATTGGGGAGTGAAGAGAGGACAGCTATTTTTCCAAAGTTGATTTTTACCTTGAAACGGGGGCTAAACTTGGAAGAGGATAGTCCTAACTACGACATCAAGTTGTTGGCCTTGGAGTGCGCGACGAAGAGAATGTATCCTGATGTCTTGTCTTATGATAAGATTGTTGACTTGACGGGATCGTTCAAAGCACCTATGGGCTGTCGCTCGTTCTTACAGGGCTGGGTAGATGAAAATGGTGAAGAAGTCAATTCTGGTCGGATGAATCTGGGAGTTGTGACCCTCAATCTTCCTCGGATTGCCATGGAATCTGGCGGTGATATACTCAAATTTTGGGATATTTTCGAGGAGCGTATGGGGATTGCCAAAGATGCTCTAGTCTACCGTATGCACCGAGTTATGGAGGCGCGACCGGCCAATGCCCCTATTCTCTATCAGTATGGTGCTTTTGGAAAACGTTTAGGTAAGGATGATGCGGTGAGCCAACTCTTTATCAATCGTCGTGCAACGATTTCGCTGGGCTACATCGGCTTGTATGAAGTTGCGGCGGTCTTTTACGGTAGCGATTGGGAGACTAATCCAGTTGCCAAAGAATTTACACTGGATATTATTCGGGTCATGAAAGAGCGGGTTGGTGCTTGGTCGGATGAGTATGATGTGCATTTTTCAATTTACTCGACACCGTCTGAGAGTTTGACAGATCGATTCTGTCGTTTGGATCGGGAAAAATTTGGTTTGGTCAAGGACATTACAGATAAAGAATACTATACAAATTCTTTCCATTATGATGTACGGAAAAATCCAACACCGTTTGAAAAATTAGAATTTGAAAAGGATTATCCCGAAGCGGGTGCAACAGGTGGATTTATCCACTATTGTGAATATCCTGTTTTGCAGCAGAATCCTAAGGCTTTGGAGGCTGTGTGGGACTTTGCTTATGACCGCGTGGGCTATTTGGGGACTAATACACCGATTGATCGCTGTTATGAGTGCCATTTTGAAGGTGATTTTACACCGACTGAGCGGGGCTTCAAATGCCCGAACTGTGGCAATACAGATCCTAAAACGGTTGATGTGGTTAAGAGAACCTGTGGTTATTTAGGAAATCCGCAGGCAAGACCCATGGTCAATGGCCGTCACAAAGAGATTGCTGCGCGGGTCAAACATATGAATGGATCTACGATAAGGATAAAAGGAGATACAAATGGGGAAATACCAGCTAGATGATAAGGGGAAAGCCCTCGTTGAGCGCTACCATGAAAAACATTCCAAAGGTGGCATGAATAAGAAAGACAAGATTGCCCAACTACGGGAGCAGTTTTTGAAAAAACAAGAGAAATAACAATAGAGGAGGGCGTTGCTCTCCTTGTCTTGTAAGGAGGAGACGATGGAACTAAGAAGAGCAACTTTCGCAGATAAAGCAACCATTTTAGAGATGATAGAGGAATTTCGCAGTGTGAACAGCCCCACGGATGGATTTTTTGGTGGGGCAGATTTTAATTATGAAAACTGGTTGGAAACAAATGCGGCTGCAGAAATGGGGCTAGAGCTTCCTGCGGGTTTTGTACCATATATCCAGTATGTCTCTTTTGATAATAGCAATCGAGCGCTGGGCTTTTTGAATCTGCGTTTGCGGTTAAGTGATCAACTACTGCAACACGGAGGTCATATCGGCTATAGCATTCGTCCTAGCGAGCGCGGGAAAGGCTATGCTAAAGAGCAGTTGCGTCTAGGATTGGTGGAAGCAACATCCAAAAATATTTCTCGGGTGCTAGTGACCTGCCGTGTGGACAACGAAGCTAGTCGCAGAACCATTTTCTCACAAGGTGGACGGTTGGAGAATCAGGTTGGCGAGACTGAACGGTATTGGATTGATGTGGAGGAGTTATGAACAATCCCAAGCCACAAGAGTGGAAAAGTGAAGAACTGAGCCAGGGGCGAATTATTGACTACAAGGCCTTTAATTTCGTGGACGGAGAAGGGGTACGCAATTCTCTCTACGTTGCAGGCTGCATGTTTCATTGTGAGGGCTGCTACAATGTTGCGACCTGGTCTTTTAAGGCGGGTATTCCCTATACTCAGGAGCTGGAGGAGCAAATTATGCAAGATCTTGCCCAACCCTATGTACAGGGATTGACCCTGTTAGGCGGCGAGCCCTTTTTGAATACGGGCATTCTTCTTCCCTTGGTGAAGCGGATTCGAAAAGAGCTACCTAACAAGGATATTTGGTCTTGGACGGGCTATACCTGGGAAGAAATGATGTTGGAGACGCCTGATAAGTTGGAATTATTACGCCATATTGATATTCTAGTGGACGGACGATACGATCGCACCAAACGTAATCTCATGTTGCAATTTCGTGGGTCAAGTAACCAGCGAATCATCGATGTGCAGAAATCGCTAGCGCAAAATCAAGTCGTCGTCTGGGAGAAATTGCAGGACGGAACGAGCCAATATGAACAGGTGGTGCGAGAGGAAAAATAGGTCCAATTTTCTTCATAATTGTGATATAATGGTAGGGTTATTTTAGGGAAGAGAGTCAGAATATGTACGATTATATTATTGTTGGAGCAGGATTATCAGGTGCTGTATTTGCCTACGAAGCAACTAAACGTGGTAAGACCGTCAAGGTGATTGACAAGCGAGACCATATTGGAGGCAATATCTATTGTGAATCAATCGAGGGGATTAATGTCCATAAATATGGGGCCCATATTTTCCATACGTCGAACAAACGGATTTGGGAGTATGTCAATCAATTTGCAGATTTTAATCACTATATCAACTCGCCTGTTGCGAATTATAAAGGAAAATTGTATAATCTGCCCTTTAATATGAATACCTTTTATGCCATGTGGGGTACTAAGACCCCGCAGGAGGTTAGGGACAAAATAGCAGAGCAGACCCAGCATTTAAAAGATACGAAACCTCGGAATTTAGAGGAGCAGGCTCTGAAATTGATTGGAAAAGATGTCTATGAAATCCTCATCAAGGGCTATACAGAAAAGCAGTGGGGACGTTCCGCGACAGATTTGCCAGCCTTTATCATCAAACGCTTACCAGTTCGCTTTACTTTTGATAACAATTACTTCAATGACCGCTATCAAGGGATTCCAGAGGGGGGCTATAATGTCATCATCGAGAAGATGCTAGAGGGGATTGATCTAGATCTTGGGGTGGATTTTTTTGAACAGAGAGAAGTCTTGGAAGCGCAGGCTAAAAAAGTGGTCTTTACAGGGATGATTGACCAGTATTTTGACTACAAGCACGGGGAATTGGACTATCGTGGTCTCCGCTTTGAACATGAGGTACTGGAGACAGATAATTTCCAAGGAAATGCCGTGGTCAATTATACAGAACGAGAAGTTCCCTATACTCGGATTATTGAGCATAAGCATTTTGAATTTGGAAATCAGGAAAAGACGGTTATTACGAGAGAGTATCCGGCCAATTGGTACAAGGGTGATGAGCCTTATTATCCGATTAACGATGCAGAAAACAATGCTATTTTTGCCAAGTATGCGAAAGAAGCAGAAAACATCAAAGACAAGGTCATTTTCTGTGGTCGCTTGGCAGATTACAAGTACTACGATATGCACCTCGTCATTGAGCGAGCGCTTGAAGTGGTAGAAGCAGAGTTTGGGGAATGATATAGTCATCTATTACACTGTTGACTAGCCTTGCCTAGCATTGAAGTAGATTGAATAAAGGCTAGGACATCGTTAAGTCGCTTTTATGAACGCCAGTCCTTGCCTTGCCCTGTTCTTTTCTCAATCCACTATAAATCAAAACTAAAAGACTATACGAAAAGCCCCTAGATTGGAATCGACCAGTCTAGGGGTTTGTGTACAGTAGAACAAATTTGCTTATCGCAACCAAAAAGCCTTGCGGTACAAGGCTTTCGGAGATATGCGAACATCCTCCCTGTAGGGATCGAACCTACGACCCACGGATTAAGAGTCCGCTGCTCTGCCAGCTGAGCTAAGGAAGGAAAAGAAAAACGCTGTATTGGTACCGGTGATTCATGAATTGTATTGATCCCGCACAGTAAGTAGCAGGTGGGTAACTCGTTTCTAACTTCAGTCGCTTCCGTGTGAGACGGCCTGCATACTGTTAGAAAACTCTTGTTTCCCTAGTAATACAAAAATAGTCGGTCAACACATAGGTATGAATTCGTATACCACAGCAGTTCTTATCTATGTATTTATCTTATCATATTTTTGAAAAAAATCAAGAGAAAATTTGTAAAAAAGAAAGCGTTGCCATAAAGAAAGCGTGTTTTCCTTACTCTCTCAAGGTCTTTTGGCCTTTCGTTTTTTTAGTTCTTGAATTTTCTCCTGGGTTAGTTTGAGTGCTCGCTCGTATTTCCCAGTGTCATTAGCTGAAAAATATTGCTTATCTCGTAATTTATCTGGTAGATATTGCTGGTCGACCCATTTTTCAGGAAAGTTATGAGGATAGAGATAATCTTGCGCATTGCCTAATTCCTTGCTTCCCTTGTAATGACCATCTCGGAGATGACGTGGAATGGGAAGATGCCCTGTTTTTTTGAGGTCAGCAATCGCTTGATCCATGGCTAGATAAGCAGAGTTTGATTTTGGTGACAGGGCGAGATCGATGACAATGTTGGCAAGGGGAATGCGAGCTTCTGGAAAACCAATTTTTTGAGCGGCTTCAAGGGCCGTTACCGTGTGGATTTGAGCTTCAGGATTGGCAAGTCCGATGTCTTCGTAGGCAATCACCATGAGTCGCCTTGCAAGGCTTGGTAAATCACCAGCTTCAATCAAGCGGGCGGCATAGTGGAGACTGGCGTTGACA is a genomic window containing:
- the nrdG gene encoding anaerobic ribonucleoside-triphosphate reductase activating protein, translating into MNNPKPQEWKSEELSQGRIIDYKAFNFVDGEGVRNSLYVAGCMFHCEGCYNVATWSFKAGIPYTQELEEQIMQDLAQPYVQGLTLLGGEPFLNTGILLPLVKRIRKELPNKDIWSWTGYTWEEMMLETPDKLELLRHIDILVDGRYDRTKRNLMLQFRGSSNQRIIDVQKSLAQNQVVVWEKLQDGTSQYEQVVREEK
- a CDS encoding helix-turn-helix domain-containing protein, which translates into the protein MKKEGFGEKVRRLREKRGWTREQFCNDELDLTVRQLTRIEHGISKPTLTKIFFIARRLGLSLFELMPDYIDLPDQYVKLKYDILRTPTYNQLDLVEKRNQKLLEIYDHFYDMLPEIERLAIDTLQSTIDVLETQSDTFGKDIINTHIPRIERKKKYDVHDLLIIRLFIEHAYLSTTAKTATSRKVFLKLVSELPKQVALIEPEDLFVLRNVIFAAIRVLGAKGICEPIPVLLQGIDQIMQITQDFQKYPIFSMLRWKYELLVHRDVKQAYAYCKEALIFARLMGNRHLMEQLHNQWRLDTMDFATFLSC
- the nrdD gene encoding anaerobic ribonucleoside-triphosphate reductase, translated to MRVQTEQTIVPDILVLKRDGRTVAFDADKILVALGRANAELEHPSSRTALYQVVEAVLVEIGRRFHEDIQIYEIQTIVEQELLKAHLYDLAEVYIQYRTKRDFERHQAMDINFTIEKLLTKDQTVVNENANKDSDVFNTQRDLTAGIVGKSIGLKLLPAHVANAHQKGELHFHDLDYSPYTPMTNCCLIDFKGMLANGFKIGNAEVESPKSIQTATAQISQIIANVASSQYGGCTADRVDELLAPYAELNYQKHLKDAREWVLPEKQEEYAREKTKKDIYDAMQSLEYEINTLFTSNGQTPFTSLGFGLGTSWFEREIQKAILQIRIKGLGSEERTAIFPKLIFTLKRGLNLEEDSPNYDIKLLALECATKRMYPDVLSYDKIVDLTGSFKAPMGCRSFLQGWVDENGEEVNSGRMNLGVVTLNLPRIAMESGGDILKFWDIFEERMGIAKDALVYRMHRVMEARPANAPILYQYGAFGKRLGKDDAVSQLFINRRATISLGYIGLYEVAAVFYGSDWETNPVAKEFTLDIIRVMKERVGAWSDEYDVHFSIYSTPSESLTDRFCRLDREKFGLVKDITDKEYYTNSFHYDVRKNPTPFEKLEFEKDYPEAGATGGFIHYCEYPVLQQNPKALEAVWDFAYDRVGYLGTNTPIDRCYECHFEGDFTPTERGFKCPNCGNTDPKTVDVVKRTCGYLGNPQARPMVNGRHKEIAARVKHMNGSTIRIKGDTNGEIPAR
- a CDS encoding quinol oxidase, whose translation is MTETEVTYSRSESYSRRGRRVRQNKQPLSLNEDFQKNIPKTKIVPSLLWSLVLSILSVANPFLTSFATNMQSQDLYAGLAMQAGQSPYGHFFGTSGVLYYLLVSVGSSFGTTAGLVFLQWLVLSAAGIYFYKICSYVSQSSRLALRLQNWFYLFILALNIGGVQASLFALPFVLAGLWFVLRYVERAVRDEGFILYGIYAAVAFMIYPKSVLLWVVSALVLTVYNVTRRQMARGVYQTLAAIFGFLLIVYSVGYYTFVEQVLGAAIQQTFFYEFTLKFSYNGILWTLTQIFLFLLLSGFLKNFLHLLLSMKQGKLVYFKVILVMVFTLQLLFLIADSHFELSHLVLLLPAGFIMGLLDLSSVAQGEELLAKKMAHYSYLQSHIYLPLLGLLLLLVVKPAVSYFVAGDVMKDRQEVARYIKEHSQSSDEMYAWDDSAQIYLQSERRSVGKILTASPYLDTKTNQDSLAFDLNKNKARYIVINKQIPLLDRVKSNLEKNYEEVDLKMSQLTLYEKKE
- a CDS encoding GNAT family N-acetyltransferase → MELRRATFADKATILEMIEEFRSVNSPTDGFFGGADFNYENWLETNAAAEMGLELPAGFVPYIQYVSFDNSNRALGFLNLRLRLSDQLLQHGGHIGYSIRPSERGKGYAKEQLRLGLVEATSKNISRVLVTCRVDNEASRRTIFSQGGRLENQVGETERYWIDVEEL
- a CDS encoding bifunctional folylpolyglutamate synthase/dihydrofolate synthase, which produces MTRLDRWLDAKQGQVYRYKMDKVQYALDLLGHPEKDLPVVHVAGTNGKGSTIAFLHRLLVAQGFRVGTFVSPHMVTVHDRICINGQPISEVTFQELLEKIFNLEQEVERKYEPFRYFEVLTLLMFLHFKEQNLDFALIEVGIGGLLDTTNVVNPLVTVITSIGLDHQDLLGYHLEDIAEQKAGIVKLQVPLLVGPLPASAIEICRRKAEALQAPIYCEGQDFSLENGLFTNRAQSIDDIRLGLVGQHQKENAALALQVFSLLMEARNLPVDSRMVRHALATTSWVGRLEKVGQQGRIYLDGAHNLPAIERLVDFIQSQSDVQPMILFSALKRKDFREMLAYIEKRLPQATLVLTSFAYDGGIEEIDCPEELRYEADYERFIQEWEINAEADEVLFITGSLYFISEVRNYFQKRGNTL
- the glf gene encoding UDP-galactopyranose mutase; translation: MYDYIIVGAGLSGAVFAYEATKRGKTVKVIDKRDHIGGNIYCESIEGINVHKYGAHIFHTSNKRIWEYVNQFADFNHYINSPVANYKGKLYNLPFNMNTFYAMWGTKTPQEVRDKIAEQTQHLKDTKPRNLEEQALKLIGKDVYEILIKGYTEKQWGRSATDLPAFIIKRLPVRFTFDNNYFNDRYQGIPEGGYNVIIEKMLEGIDLDLGVDFFEQREVLEAQAKKVVFTGMIDQYFDYKHGELDYRGLRFEHEVLETDNFQGNAVVNYTEREVPYTRIIEHKHFEFGNQEKTVITREYPANWYKGDEPYYPINDAENNAIFAKYAKEAENIKDKVIFCGRLADYKYYDMHLVIERALEVVEAEFGE